The Triticum aestivum cultivar Chinese Spring chromosome 3A, IWGSC CS RefSeq v2.1, whole genome shotgun sequence genome includes a region encoding these proteins:
- the LOC123058610 gene encoding uncharacterized protein, with the protein MDGKTPHLLPLSAAKKKIHDDVPPVCTYALLNALAIVFGTAVGHIAVDYLDVSCSQLSSILPCVELTDAESAWLTALSIGILCCAPTQAAAAALALLLPCRRRRARRALAYLALAVTFLFHCMYAGAVWTFLAADPRYISGKIFFTMVIVCLILACNLTCLSDLLGGDGSDKQ; encoded by the exons ATGGACGGCAAGACCCCTCATCTGCTGCCTCTGAGCGCGGCCAAGAAGAAGATCCACGATGACGTCCCACCGGTCTGCACATATGCGCTCCTCAACGCCCTCGCCATCGTCTTCGGCACAGCAGTGGGCCACATAGCCGTCGACTACTTGGACGTGTCGTGCAGCCAG CTCTCCTCCATTCTGCCGTGCGTTGAGCTGACGGACGCGGAGTCCGCCTGGTTAACCGCCCTCTCGATCGGGATTCTGTGCTGCGCCCCAACccaggcggccgcggcggcgctggCGCTGCTGCTCCCATGCCGCCGTCGCCGGGCCCGCCGCGCCCTCGCCTACCTCGCGCTCGCGGTCACCTTCCTCTTCCATTGCATGTACGCCGGCGCCGTCTGGACCTTCCTCGCCGCCGACCCAAGATACATCTCCGGCAAGATCTTTTTTACCATGGTCATCGTCTGCCTCATCCTGGCGTGCAACCTGACCTGCCTGTCTGACCTCCTTGGAGGTGATGGGTCGGACAAGCAGTAG
- the LOC123062165 gene encoding uncharacterized protein produces the protein MRTRLRAEALVLRPAGHQSISPTAYRTSLDQPAAPLHPPLRHALPAMSWLARSIAATLSSAPDDDDEDDHSEAASGDETPDHAANADAEEDEQPDTPGRGVKGDISELTESLTRRFWGVASFLAPPPSAGAEAADTSTAAAEAEAEAEGEHGPQSPRVAGIRNDLAEIGGRVRSGISMLSNANAVAEISKIASSFLPFVPEEEEEDVDAVGLTEEVVVFVRHTSTSPETWLDFPLFVNDRHADDFELSDTQYEHALAIERIVPSLSYLRTELCSTNMSEACFWKIYFVLLHSKLNKEDAELLSTTQILEAREELLQSSPRMKNVASEGPGGPSESSNVLSTQAEDKELSPSSIQDKSGMAEATSFQEPTPDPLPGAEADKHPISTSEPEIIDKSVIEEELVVKTEIKNQGDKPNLYTPEDDDDKEVEDWLEDMDHADSKTGNITSVGQDEDVSFSDLEDDDDD, from the exons ATGCGCACCCGTTTGCGAGCCGAAGCACTGGTCCTCCGACCCGCCGGCCACCAGTCCATATCCCCTACCGCCTACCGCACGTCACTTGACCAGCCAGCCGCCCCACTCCACCCTCCACTGCGGCACGCGCTCCCGGCGATGTCGTGGCTCGCGCGCTCCATTGCGGCCACCCTCTCCTCCGcccccgacgacgacgacgaagacgaccactCCGAGGCAGCCTCCGGCGACGAAACCCCGGATCACGCCGCCAACGCCGAcgccgaggaggacgagcagcCGGACACCCCCGGCCGCGGGGTCAAGGGCGACATCTCCGAGCTGACCGAGTCCCTCACCCGACGCTTCTGGGGCGTCGCCTCCTTCCTCGCGCCACCGCCGTCCGCCGGGGCCGAGGCCGCCGATACGTCGACGGCGGCGgctgaggcggaggcggaggcggagggagAGCATGGGCCCCAGTCCCCGCGGGTCGCCGGGATCCGGAACGACCTGGCTGAGATCGGGGGCAGGGTGAGGAGCGGCATCTCGATGCTGTCCAACGCCAACGCCGTGGCGGAGATCTCCAAGATCGCCTCGTCCTTCCTGCCTTTCGtgccggaggaagaggaggaggatgtggaTGCGGTGGGCCTGACGGAGGAAGTGGTGGTGTTCGTCAGGCACACCTCGACCTCTCCCGAGACGTGGCTCGATTTCCCCCTCTTCGTCAACGACCGGCACGCCGATG ATTTTGAACTGTCAGATACACAATATGAACATGCATTGGCTATAGAGCGTATAGTACCAAGCTTATCATATCTCAGAACCGAACTTTGTTCGACCAATATGAGTGAAGCATGCTTTTGGAAGATCTATTTTGTGCTTCTTCACTCAAAGCTCAACAAGGAAGATGCTGAACTTCTTTCAACGACACAA ATCCTGGAAGCAAGAGAAGAGTTATTGCAAAGCTCCCCAAGGATGAAAAATGTAGCGTCTGAGGGTCCTGGGGGCCCATCAGAAAGCAGCAATGTTCTATCTACCCAAGCTGAAGATAAAGAGTTGTCACCCTCAAGCATCCAAGACAAGAGTGGAATGGCTGAAGCAACATCTTTCCAAGAACCAACTCCTGATCCTCTGCCAGGGGCTGAGGCTGACAAGCATCCCATTTCAACCAGCGAGCCGGAAATTATTGACAAGTCTGTAATTGAAGAAGAGCTGGTGGTGAAAACTGAAATCAAGAATCAGGGTGACAAACCCAACCTGTACAccccggaggacgacgacgacaaagAAGTGGAGGATTGGCTAGAGGACATGGACCATGCCGACAGCAAAACAGGCAATATCACCTCGGTTGGGCAGGACGAAGACGTGTCATTCAGTGAcctggaggatgacgatgatgattaa
- the LOC123058608 gene encoding uncharacterized protein: MKKGGGKASGCFFCLGAPIRALSRACDLYVNCMSGCARRMPAGAVVGGRGFGGPATSMHLRASSDRSDGLVRAASKQRRVAPEPAEVGAAKKTVHLSQAPAAVPARRKGPAMVTIDEDAPCEFGACPLKRPEQRSRGAAVGGLAARGGGFGAIKVGGEAFESRP, encoded by the coding sequence ATGAAGAAGGGTGGCGGGAAAGCCAGCGGGTGCTTCTTCTGCCTCGGCGCGCCGATACGCGCGCTGTCGAGGGCGTGTGACCTCTACGTGAACTGCATGTCCGGATGCGCGCGCCGCATGCCAGCGGGGGCGGTCGTGGGTGGTCGCGGCTTCGGCGGGCCGGCCACGTCCATGCACCTGCGGGCGAGCTCGGATCGTTCCGACGGCCTTGTCCGTGCCGCGTCGAAACAGCGCCGCGTCGCGCCCGAGCCAGCGGAGGTAGGGGCAGCGAAGAAGACGGTCCACCTTAGCCAGGCGCCGGCGGCCGTCCCGGCACGGAGGAAGGGCCCGGCGATGGTGACCATCGACGAGGACGCGCCGTGCGAGTTTGGCGCATGCCCGCTGAAACGTCCAGAGCAGAGGAGTCGCGGCGCGGCGGTGGGCGGACTGGCCGCGCGCGGCGGTGGTTTTGGCGCCATCAAGGTGGGGGGCGAGGCATTCGAGAGCCGACCGTGA
- the LOC123058609 gene encoding uncharacterized protein, producing MDAGKTPHPLPLSVAQKQIRDDVPLVCAWALVNAFAIAGGQASLYIAGYTHLQCIQSSSILPCLWIGMLCCAATQSAAAALALLLPCHRRRARRALAYLALAVTFLFHGMYAIHFRISLAAYSGGYVFGWIFYTVVICYMVVRDLTCLSDLLRGDGWCKQ from the exons ATGGACGCCGGCAAGACGCCTCATCCGCTGCCTCTGAGCGTGGCCCAAAAGCAGATCCGGGATGATGTCCCACTGGTCTGCGCATGGGCGCTCGTCAACGCCTTCGCCATCGCCGGCGGCCAAGCATCCCTCTACATAGCTGGCTACACCCACCTCCAGTGCATCCAG TCATCATCCATTCTGCCCTGCCTCTGGATCGGGATGCTGTGCTGCGCCGCAACCCAGTCGGCCGCGGCGGCGCTGGCGCTGCTGCTCCCATGCCACCGTCGCCGGGCCCGCCGTGCCCTCGCCTACCTCGCGCTCGCGGTCACCTTCCTCTTCCATGGCATGTACGCCATCCACTTCCGGATCTCCCTCGCCGCCTACTCAGGAGGATACGTCTTCGGCTGGATCTTTTACACCGTGGTCATTTGCTACATGGTGGTGCGCGACCTGACCTGCCTGTCTGACCTCCTTCGAGGTGATGGGTGGTGCAAGCAGTAG